The following are encoded together in the Fusarium keratoplasticum isolate Fu6.1 chromosome 1, whole genome shotgun sequence genome:
- a CDS encoding WW domain-containing protein, with the protein MAGPASPQAEGPTFAPPALPAGWIAQWDGASRKYYYVQLSTGVSQWEVPTEPAKTGNTPAPQIEHPYGAPKQPPEVITHPDGSQTMRHADGTMEPIMPDGTRGVDGPSGDRGIGSMAMNALLGGNKNSSHGGGSGSGGGHGPSPLGNLGGLASQFLGGSHGGSGGGSGGGHGSGSSGNLGGLASQFLGGSHGGSGGSGGNGGGKQSGAGKLVGQLASSFMNSASQEKPPAPQNYHGGANQQNSHHAQGGLAGAVMGGVAHMFGGKPGSSQGQNFGYHNSGPQQQQQGGGGGGSSYSGEAPTYKPPGSTGSAPSGTPSGSQPYGTPSPNQQQHNQQHGSHQQQPGQSSPYGSHQQQPGSHPQQSGSNTPYGSHQQQPGANPQYGAGQQHPGSNQPYGSHSQQPGQNTSYGSHQQPGSHQQQSGANPPYGSQAGPNQQHGSHQQQYGSNSQYGGSPHGSQNNSFPPPPPGGPPQQHGQHGQHGQQGQQGQQAQYFPPPPTGQPPHQQQYGQGYPNNPQAAGGQYGGPPDQHGQNQQTYSAPPVPGNQQYPPPPPGGPPGGYNPSYNGGQGGQPSYGGGAPPVPHGTHPGQYGGAY; encoded by the exons ATGGCCGGTCCTGCCTCCCCCCAGGCCGAAGGTCCCACGTTTGCTCCGCCTGCGCTGCCCGCCGGCTGGATTGCTCAGTGGGATGGCGCGAGCAGGAAGTACTACTATGTTCAGCTCTCGACCGGAGTCTCTCAGTGGGAGGTCCCCACCGAGCCGGCCAAGACGGGCAACACTCCGGCGCCCCAGATCGAGCACCCCTACGGTGCTCCCAAGCAGCCGCCGGAGGTCATCACCCACCCGGACGGATCGCAGACGATGCGCCATGCCGATGGTACCATGGAGCCCATCATGCCCGACGGAACACGCGGTGTCGACGGCCCGTCTGGAGACCGGGGTATTGGG AGTATGGCTATGAACGCTCTGCTCGGCGGCAACAAGAACTCGTCTCACGGCGGCGGTAGCGGTAGCGGTGGAGGTCACGGCCCCAGTCCCCTGGGTAACCTCGGCGGTCTCGCAAGCCAATTCCTCGGTGGCTCTCATGGTggaagcggcggcggcagtgGTGGAGGCCACGGCTCCGGTTCTTCAGGTAACCTTGGCGGTCTTGCGAGCCAATTCCTTGGTGGTTCTCATGGCGGAAGCGGTGGCAGCGGTGGCAACGGAGGAGGCAAGCAATCCGGTGCTGGAAAGCTTGTTGGGCAGCTGGCTTCGAGCTTCATGAACTCGGCCTCTCAGGAGAAGCCTCCCGCTCCGCAGAACTACCATGGCGGTGCCAACCAGCAGAACTCGCACCACGCTCAGGGAGGTCTTGCTGGTGCTGTTATGGGCGGTGTTGCTCATATGTTTGGTGGCAAGCCTGGCAGCAGC CAGGGCCAGAACTTTGGCTACCACAACTCGGGAccgcagcaacagcagcagggtGGTGGCGGTGGCGGTTCCTCTTACTCAGGCGAGGCTCCCACTTATAAGCCCCCGGGTTCAACAGGATCTGCCCCTTCAGGGACTCCTTCGGGATCGCAGCCCTATGGAACGCCCTCGCCTAACCAGCAACAGCATAATCAGCAGCACGGTTCTCATCAGCAACAACCGGGTCAGAGCTCTCCGTACGGTTcgcatcagcagcagcccggCTCTCACCCACAGCAGTCGGGTTCCAACACACCTTATGGCTCacaccagcaacagcctgGAGCCAACCCGCAATACGGAGCTGGTCAACAACACCCAGGATCGAACCAACCGTACGGCTCCCACTCGCAACAACCAGGCCAGAACACTTCCTATGGATCTCACCAGCAGCCTGGCTCGCATCAACAACAGTCAGGTGCTAACCCGCCATATGGTTCACAGGCTGGCCCGAACCAGCAACACGGCTCACACCAGCAGCAGTACGGTTCCAACTCTCAGTATGGTGGAAGTCCGCATGGATCCCAGAACAACTCGttccctcctccacccccaGGAGGTCCGCCTCAACAGCATGGACAGCATGGACAGCATGGGCAACAAGGACAGCAGGGACAGCAGGCGCAATActtccctccccctcctaCTGGACAACCGCCGCACCAGCAGCAATATGGACAAGGCTATCCCAATAACCCCCAGGCCGCTGGTGGTCAATACGGAGGCCCTCCTGATCAACATGGACAAAATCAACAGACCTACAGTGCACCTCCAGTTCCCGGCAACCAGCAGtatccccctccccctcctggAGGCCCTCCCGGAGGATACAATCCCTCATACAacggaggccaaggaggccagCCTTCTTATGGCGGTGGTGCTCCCCCTGTTCCACACGGAACACACCCGGGTCAATATGGAGGAGCCTACTGA
- a CDS encoding Tubulin alpha chain encodes MREVISINVGQAGCQIANSCWELYCLEHGIQPDGYLTEERKAQDPDQGFSTFFSETGQGKYVPRAIYCDLEPNVVDEVRTGPYRNLFHPEMMITGKEDASNNYARGHYTVGKELIDGVLDKIRRVADNCVGLQGFLVFHSFGGGTGSGFGALLMERLSVDYGKKSKLEFCVYPAPQTATSVVEPYNSILTTHTTLEHSDCSFMVDNEAIYDICRRNLGLERPNYENLNRLIAQVVSSITASLRFDGSLNVDLNEFQTNLVPYPRIHFPLVAYAPVISAAKAAHEANSVQEMTMSCFEPNNQMVKCDPRHGKYMATCLLYRGDVVPNDAHAAVATLKTKRTIQFVDWCPTGFKLGICYQAPENVPNGDLAKVSRAVCMLSNTTAIAEAWSSLSLKFDLMHSKRAFVHWYVGEGMEEGEFSEAREDLAALERDYEEVATDSLGEEELEAEY; translated from the exons ATGCGTGAGGTCATTAGCATCAACG TCGGCCAGGCCGGTTGCCAGATCGCCAACTCCTGCTGGGAG CTTTACTGCCTCGAGCACGGCATCCAG CCTGATGGTTACCTCACCGAGGAGCGAAAGGCTCAGGACCCTGACCAGGGCTTCAGCACTTTCTTCTCCGAGACTG GCCAGGGCAAGTATGTCCCCCGCGCCATCTACTGCGATCTCGAGCCCAACGTCGTCGATGAGGTCCGCACCGGTCCCTACCGAAACCTCTTCCACCCCGAGATGATGATCACTGGCAAGGAGGATGCTTCCAACAACTACGCCCGTGGCCACTACACCGTCggcaaggagctcatcgatgGCGTCCTTGACAAGATTCGCCGTGTTGCCGACAACTGTGTTGGTCTCCAgggcttcctcgtcttccacTCCTTCGGTGGTGGTACCGGTTCTGGTTTCGGTGCTCTCCTCATGGAGCGTCTGTCCGTCGACTAcggcaagaagagcaagctcGAGTTCTGCGTTTATCCCGCTCCTCAGACCGCCACCTCTGTCGTCGAGCCCTACAACTCCATCCTGACCACCCACACTACCCTTGAGCACTCCGACTGCTCCTTCATGGTCGACAACGAGGCCATCTACGACATCTGCCGCCGAAACCTCGGTCTCGAGCGCCCCAACTACGAGAACCTGAACCGCCTCATCGCTCAGG tcgtctcctccatcaccgccTCGCTCCGATTCGACGGTTCCCTCAACGTCGACCTGAACGAGTTCCAGACCAACCTGGTCCCCTACCCCCGAATCCACTTCCCTCTGGTCGCCTACGCCCCCGTTATCTCggccgccaaggctgccCACGAGGCCAACTCGGTCCAGGAGATGACCATGTCCTGCTTCGAGCCCAACAACCAGATGGTCAAGTGTGACCCCCGCCACGGCAAGTACATGGCCACCTGCCTGCTGTACCGTGGTGACGTTGTCCCCAACGACGCCCACGCCGCTGTTGCCaccctcaagaccaagcgAACCATCCAGTTCGTCGACTGGTGCCCCACTGGCTTCAAGCTCGGTATCTGCTACCAGGCTCCCGAGAACGTCCCCAACGGCGACCTCGCCAAGGTCAGCCGCGCTGT GTGCATGCTGTCCAACACcaccgccatcgccgaggcctgGTCTTCCCTGTCGCTCAAGTTCGATCTCATGCACTCCAAGCGTGCCTTCGTCCACTGGTATGTTGGTGAGGGTatggaggagggtgagttCTCTGAGGCTCGTGAGGATCTTGCTGCCCTGGAGCGCGACTACGAGGAGGTTGCCACCGACTccctcggcgaggaggagctcgaggctgagtACTAA
- a CDS encoding Hydroxymethylglutaryl-CoA lyase, which translates to MSLLRSSICRACRRSGQLRWHRGFATANAGTSYDNRVKLVEVGPRDGLQNEKKTIPLATKIELIERLARTGVSTIEAGSFVAPKWVPQMANSSEILEHLLHQKISSPVPISYSFLAPNAKGLQNAAKILGDNPGKFATQQEPATGPEQATQPSVEVAVFAAATESFSQKNLNCDIQTSLDRFKEVIQESKALGLRVRAYISVVLGCPFEGFDVDPHKVAEIATDLLESGADEISLGDTTGMGTAPRTGALLKCMSAAGIRSEDIAMHFHDTYGQALVNTAVSLEHGIRTFDSSVGGLGGCPYSPGATGNVATENMVYFMETLGMNTGINLDAMADIGSWITSELGKENASTVGKAVLGARARATAEAAQAA; encoded by the exons ATGAGCCTTTTGCGATCCAGCATCTGCCGGGCGTGTCGGCGCTCGGGGCAGCTCCGCTGGCACAGGGGCTTTGCGACAGCCAACGCGGGCACCTCATACGACAACCGTGTCAAGCTGGTCGAGGTTGGACCTCGCGATGGCCTGcagaacgagaagaagacgattcCTCTGGCGACAAAGATCGAGCTGATCGAGAGACTGGCTCGGACCGGAGTTTCAACCATTGAGGCCGGCTCTTTTGTTGCTCCCAAATGGGTTCCCCAG atggcCAATTCTAGCGAGATTCTCGagcatcttcttcaccaaaAGATTTCGTCACCGGTCCCGATCTCATATTCCTTCCTCGCTCCCAATGCCAAGGGTCTGCAGAATGCTGCAAAGATTCTGGGGGATAACCCCGGCAAGTTTGCAACACAGCAGGAGCCCGCTACCGGACCCGAGCAGGCCACACAGCCGTCGGTTGAAGTGGCGGTCTTTGCGGCTGCTACCGAGAGCTTCTCGCAGAAGAATCTCAACTGCGATATCCAGACCTCTCTGGATCGTTTCAAGGAGGTGATCCAAGAGTCCAAGGCCTTGGGTCTCCGTGTCCGAGCCTACATCTCTGTCGTCCTGGGCTGCCCCTTTGAGGGCTTTGACGTTGACCCTCACAAGGTGGCTGAGATTGCGACGGATTTGTTGGAGTCGGGAGCGGACGAGATCTCCCTTGGCGATACTACGGGCATGGGTACGGCGCCGCGGACGGGTGCGCTGCTCAAGTGCATGTCTGCTGCCGGCATCCGATCTGAGGACATTGCGATGCACTTTCACGATACATACGGCCAGGCTCTGGTAAACACTGCCGTCTCTCTTGAGCATGGCATTCGCACGTTCGACAGCAGTGTGGGCGGGCTGGGCGGATGCCCTTATAGCCCCGGGGCCACGGGTAACGTTGCGACGGAGAACATGGTCTACTTCATGGAGACTCTGGGCATGAACACGGGCATCAACTTGGATGCCATGGCAGATATCGGATCATGGATCACGTCGGAGCTGGGCAAGGAGAATGCGAGCACGGTAGGCAAGGCGGTACTTggagctcgagctcgagctACAGCCGAGGCAGCTCAAGCGGCGTAG